One segment of Coffea arabica cultivar ET-39 chromosome 7c, Coffea Arabica ET-39 HiFi, whole genome shotgun sequence DNA contains the following:
- the LOC113699270 gene encoding pentatricopeptide repeat-containing protein At1g71060, mitochondrial isoform X1, with the protein MKHLLATIRRSHCRHAAPFLQLAYYQSLKPQSPSEPATSLTKSSWSIHENAMPIQDVNGLQIAKQTDRICQILSNHNGSGNVDSAMKSASVEIKITQLLVQEVLKKLSNAGLLALSFFRWAEKQKGIKHTSASYNTLIESLGKVKQFKMVWKLVEEMRQQGMLSKDSLALISRRYARARKVKEAIDAFESMEKFGLRPELQDYNRLIDTLCKSRHPEKAQQVFDEWKNKRFKPDIKSYTILLEGWGQEQNLLRLNEVCREMRDDGFAPDVVSYGIMIHAYCKAKNYHEAVEKYHEMERKGIKATPHIYCTLINALGSEKRLSEALKFFELAKTSGHALEAPTYNAVVGAYCWSMRIHNAYRIVDEMRICGVGPNSRTYDIILHHLIKAHRTQEAYAVFQKMNDEPGCEPTISTYEIMVRMFCNEERTDMALRVWNQMKAKGFLPGMHMFSSLINSLSHENKLEDACRYFQQMLDMGIRPPTPMFKNLKQALLDEGKEDTVLTLAKKLEKLRVTQIVS; encoded by the exons ATGAAACACCTCCTGGCCACCATCCGCCGGAGCCACTGCCGCCACGCTGCACCCTTCCTCCAACTGGCCTACTACCAATCCCTGAAGCCCCAGTCACCCTCAGAACCTGCCACTTCCCTTACTAAAAGCTCCTG GTCAATTCATGAGAATGCAATGCCTATCCAGGATGTAAACGGCCTCCAAATTGCCAAACAAACTGATAGAATCTGCCAAATATTGTCCAACCATAATGGCTCAGGAAATGTTGACTCTGCTATGAAATCTGCTTCAGTTGAAATAAAGATCACTCAATTGTTGGTGCAAGAAGTTTTGAAGAAGCTCAGCAACGCTGGTTTGTTGGCTTTATCTTTTTTTAGGTGGGCCGAGAAGCAAAAAGGAATCAAGCACACCTCAGCGAGCTACAATACTTTAATTGAATCCCTGGGAAAAGTCAAACAGTTTAAAATGGTATGGAAACTAGTCGAGGAAATGAGGCAACAAGGCATGCTGTCAAAAGACTCTCTTGCCCTAATTTCACGCCGCTATGCCCGAGCTCGGAAAGTTAAAGAGGCCATTGATGCATTTGAGAGTATGGAAAAATTTGGGCTGAGGCCAGAATTGCAAGACTATAACAGATTGATTGATACTTTATGCAAGTCCAGGCATCCGGAGAAGGCACAGCAGGTGTTTGACGAATGGAAGAATAAAAGGTTTAAGCCTGATATTAAGTCATATACCATATTGTTGGAAGGGTGGGGCCAAGAGCAGAATTTGTTGAGATTAAATGAAGTTTGTCGTGAAATGAGAGATGATGGTTTTGCACCAGATGTTGTAAGTTATGGTATTATGATCCATGCTTATTGCAAGGCTAAAAACTATCATGAAGCAGTTGAAAAGTATCATGAAATGGAGAGGAAGGGCATTAAAGCAACTCCTCATATATACTGTACTTTGATCAATGCTTTGGGATCAGAGAAAAGGTTGAGTGAGGCCCTCAAGTTTTTTGAACTGGCCAAGACTAGTGGTCATGCTCTTGAAGCACCCACGTACAATGCAGTTGTGGGGGCGTATTGTTGGTCAATGCGAATCCATAATGCTTACCGGATTGTTGATGAGATGAGGATATGTGGTGTTGGTCCTAATTCACGAACTTATGATATAATACTTCATCATCTTATTAAGGCTCATAGAACACAAGAAGCATATGCTGTTTTCCAGAAAATGAATGATGAACCAGGATGCGAGCCAACTATTAGCACATATGAGATTATGGTGCGAATGTTCTGCAATGAGGAGCGGACAGATATGGCTTTGAGGGTGTGGAATCAGATGAAGGCTAAGGGATTCCTTCCTGGGATGCATATGTTCTCATCATTGATTAACAGTTTGTCCCATGAGAATAAATTGGAAGATGCCTGCAGATATTTTCAGCAGATGTTAGATATGGGAATTAGACCTCCAACTCCAATGTTTAAGAACTTAAAGCAAGCTCTTCTTGATGAGGGGAAGGAAGATACAGTGCTGACATTGGCAAAAAAACTTGAGAAACTAAGGGTTACGCAAATAGTCAGTTAA
- the LOC113699270 gene encoding pentatricopeptide repeat-containing protein At1g71060, mitochondrial isoform X2, producing the protein MSIHENAMPIQDVNGLQIAKQTDRICQILSNHNGSGNVDSAMKSASVEIKITQLLVQEVLKKLSNAGLLALSFFRWAEKQKGIKHTSASYNTLIESLGKVKQFKMVWKLVEEMRQQGMLSKDSLALISRRYARARKVKEAIDAFESMEKFGLRPELQDYNRLIDTLCKSRHPEKAQQVFDEWKNKRFKPDIKSYTILLEGWGQEQNLLRLNEVCREMRDDGFAPDVVSYGIMIHAYCKAKNYHEAVEKYHEMERKGIKATPHIYCTLINALGSEKRLSEALKFFELAKTSGHALEAPTYNAVVGAYCWSMRIHNAYRIVDEMRICGVGPNSRTYDIILHHLIKAHRTQEAYAVFQKMNDEPGCEPTISTYEIMVRMFCNEERTDMALRVWNQMKAKGFLPGMHMFSSLINSLSHENKLEDACRYFQQMLDMGIRPPTPMFKNLKQALLDEGKEDTVLTLAKKLEKLRVTQIVS; encoded by the exons AT GTCAATTCATGAGAATGCAATGCCTATCCAGGATGTAAACGGCCTCCAAATTGCCAAACAAACTGATAGAATCTGCCAAATATTGTCCAACCATAATGGCTCAGGAAATGTTGACTCTGCTATGAAATCTGCTTCAGTTGAAATAAAGATCACTCAATTGTTGGTGCAAGAAGTTTTGAAGAAGCTCAGCAACGCTGGTTTGTTGGCTTTATCTTTTTTTAGGTGGGCCGAGAAGCAAAAAGGAATCAAGCACACCTCAGCGAGCTACAATACTTTAATTGAATCCCTGGGAAAAGTCAAACAGTTTAAAATGGTATGGAAACTAGTCGAGGAAATGAGGCAACAAGGCATGCTGTCAAAAGACTCTCTTGCCCTAATTTCACGCCGCTATGCCCGAGCTCGGAAAGTTAAAGAGGCCATTGATGCATTTGAGAGTATGGAAAAATTTGGGCTGAGGCCAGAATTGCAAGACTATAACAGATTGATTGATACTTTATGCAAGTCCAGGCATCCGGAGAAGGCACAGCAGGTGTTTGACGAATGGAAGAATAAAAGGTTTAAGCCTGATATTAAGTCATATACCATATTGTTGGAAGGGTGGGGCCAAGAGCAGAATTTGTTGAGATTAAATGAAGTTTGTCGTGAAATGAGAGATGATGGTTTTGCACCAGATGTTGTAAGTTATGGTATTATGATCCATGCTTATTGCAAGGCTAAAAACTATCATGAAGCAGTTGAAAAGTATCATGAAATGGAGAGGAAGGGCATTAAAGCAACTCCTCATATATACTGTACTTTGATCAATGCTTTGGGATCAGAGAAAAGGTTGAGTGAGGCCCTCAAGTTTTTTGAACTGGCCAAGACTAGTGGTCATGCTCTTGAAGCACCCACGTACAATGCAGTTGTGGGGGCGTATTGTTGGTCAATGCGAATCCATAATGCTTACCGGATTGTTGATGAGATGAGGATATGTGGTGTTGGTCCTAATTCACGAACTTATGATATAATACTTCATCATCTTATTAAGGCTCATAGAACACAAGAAGCATATGCTGTTTTCCAGAAAATGAATGATGAACCAGGATGCGAGCCAACTATTAGCACATATGAGATTATGGTGCGAATGTTCTGCAATGAGGAGCGGACAGATATGGCTTTGAGGGTGTGGAATCAGATGAAGGCTAAGGGATTCCTTCCTGGGATGCATATGTTCTCATCATTGATTAACAGTTTGTCCCATGAGAATAAATTGGAAGATGCCTGCAGATATTTTCAGCAGATGTTAGATATGGGAATTAGACCTCCAACTCCAATGTTTAAGAACTTAAAGCAAGCTCTTCTTGATGAGGGGAAGGAAGATACAGTGCTGACATTGGCAAAAAAACTTGAGAAACTAAGGGTTACGCAAATAGTCAGTTAA